From Melitaea cinxia chromosome 3, ilMelCinx1.1, whole genome shotgun sequence, one genomic window encodes:
- the LOC123669376 gene encoding dnaJ homolog subfamily A member 2-like, whose protein sequence is MADNKLYEILGVSRNASESEIKRNYHKLAKEYHPDKNPTAGDRFKEISYAYEVLSDPKKRQTYDKFGLKGLQEGGHGGGFASDDFLGHIFGNIFGMDGGRGRGRARGEDTIHPLKVSLEDMYVGKTAKLQLSKNVICGPCKGLGGKPGSVVSCRDCHGQGIKVSYQQIGHNMTRQFQTRCPTCQGQGETINDKDKCSKCKGKKVLNEIKILEVHVEKGMRENQKIYFRGEGDQQPDTQPGDVIIVLQQKPHDLFKRTGDDLLMEREISLTEALCGFEFVVKHLDGRDLLVRHLPGEVIKPGDLKGIQGEGMPQHKNPFEKGNLYIKFDVTFPQNHFATEEQLKKIESILPPRPAFVMPTGEDVEEVNMMEYTASERSHGREEAYASDDEENMHAGPGVQCAHQ, encoded by the exons ATGGCTGATAATAAGTTATATGAAATATTAGGCGTCTCAAGAAATGCAAGCGAATCTGAAATAAAACGA AACTATCACAAACTTGCAAAAGAGTATCATCCTGATAAAAATCCCACAGCTGGGGACAGATTTAAAGAAATAAGCTATGCTTACGAAGTTTTGTCTGATCCAAAGAAACGACAAACCTATGATAAGTTCGGATTAAAAGGATTGCAAGAGGGTGGCCACGGTGGAGGTTTTGCATCTGATGATTTCTTAGGTCACATTTTTGGTAACATATTTGGTATGGACGGTGGCAGAGGAAGGGGTCGGGCACGCGGTGAAGATACTATACATCCACTGAAGGTGTCTTTAGAAGATATGTACGTTGGCAAAACGGCAAAGTTACAGTTAAGTAAAAATGTTATCTGTGGCCCCTGCAAAGGTTTAGGTGGTAAGCCAGGATCGGTTGTATCTTGTCGTGACTGTCATGGACAGGGTATTAAAGTTTCTTATCAACAGATAGGCCATAATATGACTCGTCAATTTCAAACACGTTGTCCAACTTGCCAAGGACAAGGTGAAACTATAAATGACAAAGACAAGTGCTCTAAATGTAAGGGTAAAAAGGTgttgaatgaaattaaaatcttaGAAGTGCATGTTGAAAAAGGAATGCGCGAGAACCAAAAGATTTACTTCAGAGGTGAAGGAGATCAACAACCTGACACTCAACCTGGTGATGTTATTATAGTGTTGCAACAGAAACCCCATGACTTATTTAAAAGAACAGGTGATGACTTGTTGATGGAACGAGAAATCAGCTTGACTGAAGCTTTGTGTGGCTTTGAATTTGTCGTAAAACATTTAGATGGCCGAGACCTACTTGTGAGACATTTACCTGGAGAGGTTATTAAACCTGGTGATTTGAAAGGAATACAAGGTGAGGGTATGCCACAACATAAAAACCCGTTTGAGAAGGGAAACTTGTACATTAAGTTTGATGTAACTTTTCCCCAAAATCATTTTGCAACTGAAGAGCAGCTTAAGAAAATCGAAAGTATATTGCCTCCTAGACCAGCTTTTGTCATGCCAACTGGGGAAGATGTTGAAGAGGTTAACATGATGGAGTACACCGCTAGTGAGAGAAGTCATGGTCGTGAAGAAGCATATGCTAGTGATGATGAAGAAAATATGCATGCAGGGCCTGGAGTTCAATGTGCTCACCAGTAG